CATGATCTTGAATATTTACAAGATGAATTAACTCAAAGGGGTTACACGGTGATAAACAACACAGATAATAATACCTGCTGTGATGCAATAATATGTAACCTTAAAGAAGGCGGTCTTAAAAACTTAATGATGCAAAGTAGTACAAAGAGAGAGGGAACTTTAATT
This window of the Clostridium estertheticum genome carries:
- a CDS encoding YkuS family protein, translated to MVICVSHDLEYLQDELTQRGYTVINNTDNNTCCDAIICNLKEGGLKNLMMQSSTKREGTLIVDSGSKSIDEIEYILTTRVYSSIF